DNA from Flavobacterium aestivum:
CTCCCATAATCATCTTGAAAATGGTAGATTTACCAGCACCGTTTGGCCCAATAATTCCAACAATTCCTGCCTGTGGCAAAGTGAAGTTTAGGTTATCATACAGTAATTTATCACCAAAAGCTTTGGCTACATTTTTAGCTTCAATAACATTGGTTCCCAAACGTGGGCCATTTGGAATATAGATTTCCAAGTTTTCGTCCAATTGTTTTTGGTCTTCATTCAAAAGTTTATCGTAATTCTGTAAACGAGCTTTTTGTTTTGTCTGACGACCTTTTGCACCTTGACGAACCCATTCTAACTCACGTTCTAATGTTTTTCTGCGTTTAGAAGCTACTTTTTCTTCTTGTGCCATACGGTTCGATTTTTGGTCTAACCAAGAAGAATAATTTCCTTTCCAAGGAATACCCTCACCTCTATCTAATTCTAAGATCCAACCTGCAACATTATCCAAGAAGTATCTATCGTGTGTTACAGCAATTACAGTTCCTGAGTATTGGGCTAAATGTTGTTCCAACCAAAGAACACTTTCTGCATCCAAGTGGTTGGTAGGCTCATCCAAAAGCAAAACATCCGGTTGTTGCAACAACAAACGACATAAAGCAACACGACGACGCTCACCACCTGAAAGATGCTTAATAGGTGTATCCCCTTCTGGAGTACGCAATGCATCCATTGCGATTTCTAACTTAGTATCGATTTCCCAAGCACCAAGAGCATCAATTTTGTCTTGTAATACAGCTTGACGATCCATAAGCTTGTCCATTTTATCCTGATCTTCATAGTTTTCCGGAAGACCAAATAAATCGTTAATCTTATTGTATTCTTCAAGAACAGCCATCGTTTCAGCAACACCTTCGCGAACAATTTCGATAACAGTTTTTGAATCATCAAGAATAGGCTCTTGCTCTAAATAACCTACAGAGTAACCAGGCTGAAAA
Protein-coding regions in this window:
- the ettA gene encoding energy-dependent translational throttle protein EttA; protein product: MSDDKKVIFSMQKLSKTYQGADKPVLKNIYLSFFYGAKIGILGLNGSGKSSLLKIIAGVDKNYQGDVVFQPGYSVGYLEQEPILDDSKTVIEIVREGVAETMAVLEEYNKINDLFGLPENYEDQDKMDKLMDRQAVLQDKIDALGAWEIDTKLEIAMDALRTPEGDTPIKHLSGGERRRVALCRLLLQQPDVLLLDEPTNHLDAESVLWLEQHLAQYSGTVIAVTHDRYFLDNVAGWILELDRGEGIPWKGNYSSWLDQKSNRMAQEEKVASKRRKTLERELEWVRQGAKGRQTKQKARLQNYDKLLNEDQKQLDENLEIYIPNGPRLGTNVIEAKNVAKAFGDKLLYDNLNFTLPQAGIVGIIGPNGAGKSTIFKMIMGEQQTDSGEFSVGETVKIAYVDQSHSNIDPNKTIWENFADGQELIMMGGKQVNSRAYLSRFNFGGGEQNKKVSMLSGGERNRLHLAMTLKEEGNVLLLDEPTNDLDVNTLRALEEGLENFAGCAVVISHDRWFLDRICTHILAFEGDSEVYYFEGGFSDYEENKKKRLGGDLTPKRLKYRKLIRG